Proteins from one Bombus pascuorum chromosome 15, iyBomPasc1.1, whole genome shotgun sequence genomic window:
- the LOC132914606 gene encoding profilin: MSWQDYVDKQLLASRCVTKAAIAGHDGNLWAKSEGFEVSKEELTKLVQGFDEQDILTSSGVTLAGNRYIYLSGTDRVIRAKLGKVGVHCMKTTQAVVVSLYEDPIQPQQAASVVEKLGDYLVSCGY; this comes from the exons ATGAGCTGGCAGGATTACGTTGACAAGCAGCTGCTCGCGTCTAGGTGTGTTACCAAAGCTGCAATCGCGGGACACGATGGCAACCTTTGGGCAAAGTCTGAAGGCTTCGAA GTAAGTAAAGAAGAGTTGACAAAATTGGTCCAGGGATTCGACGAGCAGGATATTCTGACGTCGTCGGGTGTCACCTTGGCCGGCAACAGGTACATTTACCTGTCAGGTACGGATCGAGTGATAAGGGCAAAGCTTGGCAAAGTCGGCGTCCACTGCATGAAGACGACGCAAGCGGTAGTTGTTTCTCTTTACGAAGACCCTATACAGCCACAGCAAGCCGCATCGGTCGTTGAAAAACTCGGGGACTACCTTGTGTCCTGCGGCTATTAG
- the LOC132914596 gene encoding nucleolar protein 10 translates to MQVSCPNDVKIYNLSAGKSLPEWLSERKRRNLLKKNVDIRRRIELIQDFDMPGVSTSIKISNDGQYIFATGIYKPRVKCFDVKNLSLKFERCFDSEVAAFEILSDDYSKLVFLRYDRGIEFHVAYGKYYVMRVPRFGRDIKYHYPSCDLFVVGDSSEIYRINLERGQFLQSFLTEAPSINKCEINPVHYLLTVGTEEGKVEVWDPRVRNKVGNLDCALHCVGEDNKLEKIPAVTSLRYQGGLTLGVGTSTGQILLYDIRSSKPFSVKDHMYGLPIKNIEFHQTMDMVYSMDSSIVKIWEKNNGKLYTSIEAQHDFNDMCVIPNTGMLLIANENTKMQTFYIPSLGPAPHWCSFLDNLTEELEELSFDIIYDDYKFVTEKELEELSLSHLKGTNLLRAYMHGYFMDIRLYKKARDVMKPFEFEQYKKKKIQQKVEETCGSRVQIQKMPSVNKELALKLMDNETNAKKKKNVSSSLLTDERFKQLFTNPDFQVDKNSAEYTLLNPVISQLSKSKTKKLKAKVEKEMEEEMEIDPMGDEHHDNSSDESFIHDDSSSEDEKQWVKEMKNQYRLIKKNERQMQENDESVTNNDERIQNEPEFYEIKDNVEFKDAKPVAKKLSKATLGERLKRNENEGLKISSSRGNREMTFHIEKKQIKRRKLLVKRHEKEYKHLLRPAGNLSKRKY, encoded by the exons ATGCAAGTATCTTGCCCGAATgatgtgaaaatatataatctaaGCGCTGGGAAGTCTCTTCCAgag TGGTTATCTGAACGTAAAAGACGTAACttattgaagaaaaatgttg ACATTCGGCGTCGAATCGAACTTATCCAAGATTTTGATATGCCTGGTGTTAGTACTTCAATCAAAATATCAAACGATGGACAATATATATTTGCGACAGGTATATATAAGCCGCGTGTAAAATGCTTTGATGTAAAGAATCtatctttaaaatttgaaagatgtTTTGATTCTGAAGTTGCtgcttttgaaatattatcagATGATTATAGCAAA CTAGTATTTCTACGCTATGACAGAGGCATAGAGTTCCATGTTGCTTAtggaaaatattatgtaatgagaGTACCTCGTTTTGGAAgggatataaaatatcattatccATCTTGTGATCTTTTTGTTGTAGGAGATAG TAGCGAGATTTACAGAATAAATCTTGAAAGAGGACAATTTTTACAGTCTTTCTTGACAGAGGCACCATCCATaaataaatgtgaaataaatccTGTACATTATCTTCTTACTGTTGGAACAGAAGAGGGAAAAGTAGAAGTGTGGGACCCCCGAGTTAGAAATAAAGTTGGTAATTTGGACTGTGCTTTACATTGTGTTGGAGAAGATAATAA attaGAAAAAATTCCTGCGGTTACTAGTTTAAGATATCAAGGAGGTTTAACACTTGGAGTAGGTACATCGACTggacaaatattattatacgatattcgTTCCAGTAAGCCATTTTCGGTCAAAGATCACATGTATGGGTTgcctattaaaaatattgaattccATCAAACAATGGATATGGTTTATTCTATGGATAGCTCTATTGTGAAAATATGGGAAAAGAATAAC GGTAAATTGTACACATCCATAGAAGCCCAGCACGATTTTAATGATATGTGCGTTATACCAAACACTGGAATGCTTTTAATTGCcaatgaaaatacgaaaatgcAAACGTTTTACATCCCTTCCCTTGGCCCAGCTCCCCATTGGTGTAGTTTTCTAGATAATCTGACTGAAGAACTAGAAGAATTAAgtttcgatattatttatgatgATTACAAATTTGTAACTGAAAAAGAGTTAGAAGAATTAAGCCTTTCGCACTTGAAAGGCACTAATCTCCTTAGAGCTTATATGCATGGCTACTTTATGGATATTCGATTGTATAAGAAAGCAAGAGATGTAATGAAACCATTTGAATTCGAAcaatataagaaaaagaaaattcagcAAAAAGTGGAAGAAACTTGCGGTAGTAGAGTACag ATTCAAAAAATGCCGAGTGTAAATAAAGAACTTGCATTAAAGTTAATGGATAACGAAACAAatgcgaagaaaaagaaaaatgtttcttccAGTCTTCTAACAGATGAACGTTTCAAACAACTGTTTACTAATCCAGATTTTCAAGTGGACAAAAATTCGGCAGAGTATACGTTGTTAAATCCCGTTATCTCACAACTTAGTAAGAGTAAAACAAAGAAGTTAAAAGCCAAggttgaaaaagaaatggaagaagaaatggaaattgaTCCAATGGGAGATGAACATCATG ATAATAGTTCCGATGAAAGCTTTATTCATGATGATAGTAGTTCAGAAGATGAGAAACAATGggttaaagaaatgaaaaatcaataccgattgataaaaaagaacgagAGACAAATGCAAGAGAATGATGAAAGCGTGACAAATAATGACGAACGTATTCAGAATGAACCTGAATTCTATGAAATCAAAGATAATGTAgaatttaaagatgcaaaacCGGTAGCAAAGAAACTAAGCAA AGCTACTTTAGGAGAGAgattgaaaagaaatgaaaatgaggGTCTTAAAATTTCTAGTTCACGTGGTAACAGAGAAATGACTTTCCATATTGAAAAG aaacagataaagcgaagaaaattattggTGAAGAGACATGAAAAGGAATATAAACATCTACTAAGACCAGCAGGAAATTtatctaaaagaaaatattaa
- the LOC132914600 gene encoding uncharacterized protein LOC132914600 isoform X1, with translation MFSFQVQKHCARLSRKMTLVNSNNESKNGKDPPQQNHEGTIQESTPSGLSDLHMQSTEIGEITEMPDFEMLNTSAVLHYCKHKILRPYLRLLGVMGLKPISNDDSQRCTCYCIFANLHTCQVAIFMCIGYILQYMACFRRDRGFCYKTMPLKFQFVSNLNKEDSKEITCFGNVIFSYLVPSILHLVAYIYTVYLFRIKENEQLQNLMERAFLLSSNSVNRGNQRRLVRILWFFIALSLVWIIMALITVNVLMARGSIIFQWLEHSPYQVKITMKVLLIVCTLWHDMVQGTIITSYCLQGQLLLAHLYFLRGKLLHHTLAPIDWMREISEFKKLLKYFNNDLGPAVCIYTIVNLSWAAAGTIWLLRYDNSDMQTNSVTWIEITNVVLWILISIVPFIQAARLTTACSMIQSIGHEVRIRPFVYQSTPGEDLDTILLYTSSLEMCARLFRVPITGRYLCLFLTIGSILILTLGQCQFF, from the exons atgttttcttttcaagTTCAAAAGCACTGTGCCCGTTTGTCAAGAAAAATGACATTA GTAAACTCGAATAACGAATCAAAGAATGGGAAAGATCCTCCACAGCAAAATCATGAAGGAACAATTCAGGAATCTACACCATCTGGATTGTCAGATTTGCACATGCAAAGTACAGAA ATTGGTGAAATCACAGAAATGCCAGATTTTGAAATGTTGAATACATCAGCAGTACTTCATTATtgcaaacataaaatattaagacCATATTTGAGATTATTAGGAGTAATGGGCTTAAAGCCAATAAGCAATGATGATTCACAGCGATGCACTTGTTATTGTATTTTTGCGAATCTTCATACCTGTCAAGTTGCAATATTTATGTGCATTGGATATATACTACAATACATGGCATGTTTTAG AAGAGACAGAGgtttttgttataaaacaatgcctttgaaatttcaatttgtatcCAATTTAAATAAGGAAGATTCAAAAGAAATTACTTGCTTTGGAAATGTTATATTTAGTTATCTGGTTCCCagtattttacatttagttgcatacatatatacagtataTCTGTTCCGAATTAAAGAAAACGAAcagttacaaaatttaatggaACGAGCATTTCTTCTATCTTCTAATTCTGTAAATCGTGGAAATCAAAGGAGACTTGTACGGATATTATGGTTTTTCATAGCATTGAGTCTTGTATGGATAATTATGGCATTAATTACAGTAAATGTGTTAATGGCTCGAGGAAGCATTATATTTCAATGGCTAGAACATAG TCCATATCAAgtaaaaataacaatgaaagTACTTTTAATCGTATGCACATTATGGCATGATATGGTTCAAGGAACAATTATAACCAGTTACTGCTTGCAAGGGCAACTTTTACTGGCACATCTGTATTTTCTTCGTGGAAAACTACTTCATCATACTTTAGCTCCTATTGATTGGATGAGG GAGATTAgtgaatttaaaaagttattgaaatatttcaataacgatTTAGGGCCAGCTGTATGCATTTACacaattgtaaatttatcatGGGCAGCCGCAGGTACAATTTGGCTACTCCGATATGATAACAGCGACATGCAAACTAATTCTGTCACGTGGATTGAAATAACAAACGTAGTTCTGTGGATTCTAATATCGATAGTTCCTTTTATCCAG gCAGCACGTTTAACAACCGCTTGTTCTATGATTCAAAGTATCGGACATGAAGTGCGCATTCGACCATTTGTTTATCAAAGTACACCTGGTGAAGATCTTGATACTATACTTCTATATACATCATCTTTGGAAATGTGTGCACGACTCTTTAGGGTACCAATTACGGGTAGATACCTTTGTTTATTTCTTACCATAGGGAGTATCTTGATCCTTACACTAGGACAATGTCAGTTCTTCTAA
- the LOC132914600 gene encoding uncharacterized protein LOC132914600 isoform X2, whose protein sequence is MGKILHSKIMKEQFRNLHHLDCQICTCKIGEITEMPDFEMLNTSAVLHYCKHKILRPYLRLLGVMGLKPISNDDSQRCTCYCIFANLHTCQVAIFMCIGYILQYMACFRRDRGFCYKTMPLKFQFVSNLNKEDSKEITCFGNVIFSYLVPSILHLVAYIYTVYLFRIKENEQLQNLMERAFLLSSNSVNRGNQRRLVRILWFFIALSLVWIIMALITVNVLMARGSIIFQWLEHSPYQVKITMKVLLIVCTLWHDMVQGTIITSYCLQGQLLLAHLYFLRGKLLHHTLAPIDWMREISEFKKLLKYFNNDLGPAVCIYTIVNLSWAAAGTIWLLRYDNSDMQTNSVTWIEITNVVLWILISIVPFIQAARLTTACSMIQSIGHEVRIRPFVYQSTPGEDLDTILLYTSSLEMCARLFRVPITGRYLCLFLTIGSILILTLGQCQFF, encoded by the exons ATGGGAAAGATCCTCCACAGCAAAATCATGAAGGAACAATTCAGGAATCTACACCATCTGGATTGTCAGATTTGCACATGCAAA ATTGGTGAAATCACAGAAATGCCAGATTTTGAAATGTTGAATACATCAGCAGTACTTCATTATtgcaaacataaaatattaagacCATATTTGAGATTATTAGGAGTAATGGGCTTAAAGCCAATAAGCAATGATGATTCACAGCGATGCACTTGTTATTGTATTTTTGCGAATCTTCATACCTGTCAAGTTGCAATATTTATGTGCATTGGATATATACTACAATACATGGCATGTTTTAG AAGAGACAGAGgtttttgttataaaacaatgcctttgaaatttcaatttgtatcCAATTTAAATAAGGAAGATTCAAAAGAAATTACTTGCTTTGGAAATGTTATATTTAGTTATCTGGTTCCCagtattttacatttagttgcatacatatatacagtataTCTGTTCCGAATTAAAGAAAACGAAcagttacaaaatttaatggaACGAGCATTTCTTCTATCTTCTAATTCTGTAAATCGTGGAAATCAAAGGAGACTTGTACGGATATTATGGTTTTTCATAGCATTGAGTCTTGTATGGATAATTATGGCATTAATTACAGTAAATGTGTTAATGGCTCGAGGAAGCATTATATTTCAATGGCTAGAACATAG TCCATATCAAgtaaaaataacaatgaaagTACTTTTAATCGTATGCACATTATGGCATGATATGGTTCAAGGAACAATTATAACCAGTTACTGCTTGCAAGGGCAACTTTTACTGGCACATCTGTATTTTCTTCGTGGAAAACTACTTCATCATACTTTAGCTCCTATTGATTGGATGAGG GAGATTAgtgaatttaaaaagttattgaaatatttcaataacgatTTAGGGCCAGCTGTATGCATTTACacaattgtaaatttatcatGGGCAGCCGCAGGTACAATTTGGCTACTCCGATATGATAACAGCGACATGCAAACTAATTCTGTCACGTGGATTGAAATAACAAACGTAGTTCTGTGGATTCTAATATCGATAGTTCCTTTTATCCAG gCAGCACGTTTAACAACCGCTTGTTCTATGATTCAAAGTATCGGACATGAAGTGCGCATTCGACCATTTGTTTATCAAAGTACACCTGGTGAAGATCTTGATACTATACTTCTATATACATCATCTTTGGAAATGTGTGCACGACTCTTTAGGGTACCAATTACGGGTAGATACCTTTGTTTATTTCTTACCATAGGGAGTATCTTGATCCTTACACTAGGACAATGTCAGTTCTTCTAA
- the LOC132914600 gene encoding uncharacterized protein LOC132914600 isoform X3: MQSTEIGEITEMPDFEMLNTSAVLHYCKHKILRPYLRLLGVMGLKPISNDDSQRCTCYCIFANLHTCQVAIFMCIGYILQYMACFRRDRGFCYKTMPLKFQFVSNLNKEDSKEITCFGNVIFSYLVPSILHLVAYIYTVYLFRIKENEQLQNLMERAFLLSSNSVNRGNQRRLVRILWFFIALSLVWIIMALITVNVLMARGSIIFQWLEHSPYQVKITMKVLLIVCTLWHDMVQGTIITSYCLQGQLLLAHLYFLRGKLLHHTLAPIDWMREISEFKKLLKYFNNDLGPAVCIYTIVNLSWAAAGTIWLLRYDNSDMQTNSVTWIEITNVVLWILISIVPFIQAARLTTACSMIQSIGHEVRIRPFVYQSTPGEDLDTILLYTSSLEMCARLFRVPITGRYLCLFLTIGSILILTLGQCQFF, translated from the exons ATGCAAAGTACAGAA ATTGGTGAAATCACAGAAATGCCAGATTTTGAAATGTTGAATACATCAGCAGTACTTCATTATtgcaaacataaaatattaagacCATATTTGAGATTATTAGGAGTAATGGGCTTAAAGCCAATAAGCAATGATGATTCACAGCGATGCACTTGTTATTGTATTTTTGCGAATCTTCATACCTGTCAAGTTGCAATATTTATGTGCATTGGATATATACTACAATACATGGCATGTTTTAG AAGAGACAGAGgtttttgttataaaacaatgcctttgaaatttcaatttgtatcCAATTTAAATAAGGAAGATTCAAAAGAAATTACTTGCTTTGGAAATGTTATATTTAGTTATCTGGTTCCCagtattttacatttagttgcatacatatatacagtataTCTGTTCCGAATTAAAGAAAACGAAcagttacaaaatttaatggaACGAGCATTTCTTCTATCTTCTAATTCTGTAAATCGTGGAAATCAAAGGAGACTTGTACGGATATTATGGTTTTTCATAGCATTGAGTCTTGTATGGATAATTATGGCATTAATTACAGTAAATGTGTTAATGGCTCGAGGAAGCATTATATTTCAATGGCTAGAACATAG TCCATATCAAgtaaaaataacaatgaaagTACTTTTAATCGTATGCACATTATGGCATGATATGGTTCAAGGAACAATTATAACCAGTTACTGCTTGCAAGGGCAACTTTTACTGGCACATCTGTATTTTCTTCGTGGAAAACTACTTCATCATACTTTAGCTCCTATTGATTGGATGAGG GAGATTAgtgaatttaaaaagttattgaaatatttcaataacgatTTAGGGCCAGCTGTATGCATTTACacaattgtaaatttatcatGGGCAGCCGCAGGTACAATTTGGCTACTCCGATATGATAACAGCGACATGCAAACTAATTCTGTCACGTGGATTGAAATAACAAACGTAGTTCTGTGGATTCTAATATCGATAGTTCCTTTTATCCAG gCAGCACGTTTAACAACCGCTTGTTCTATGATTCAAAGTATCGGACATGAAGTGCGCATTCGACCATTTGTTTATCAAAGTACACCTGGTGAAGATCTTGATACTATACTTCTATATACATCATCTTTGGAAATGTGTGCACGACTCTTTAGGGTACCAATTACGGGTAGATACCTTTGTTTATTTCTTACCATAGGGAGTATCTTGATCCTTACACTAGGACAATGTCAGTTCTTCTAA
- the LOC132914598 gene encoding actin-related protein 8 isoform X1 has product MPVFQESCAEQIQAQTIIIIHPGSMYLRMGRASDLNPCTMLNAVARKRLAGGLEYKDSLLPPAVPRTKELTQAMEESRLQVSHTLQSCLQSDGRRRYATPPQQIAAFNRRSNPEISSPCSVEWIKTDKDIVVGDDVLSLNPDDNFNIHFPYRRGELNIHSGPGGSLRSVMADLKTIWEYVLTEKMDIPLRDLKHYRAVLIIPDIYNRQYLKELTTLMLCDIGFGACFLLQDHVAATFGAGLGYACVVDVGDQKTSVSCVEDGISHRNTRVRMDYGGGDITQTFFWLLQKCAFPYKTCDPSNKLDALLLSQLKKDFCHVDLNVCGSQEKTFVVRKPKQQTEKYTLQVGDECLVAPLSLFQPELFKVTGTHSVHIQKRSMGDPEDPHDENYLRETSRRGMKENLEQTSEMQEEATAPTVAGEEEVVVDAVDSAPTLSNRDLDAPRDFVVGPQQLLGLDHAVLQSIDRCPTEDLKRKMYSCVLVVGSGMKFQGIGMWLHNRISLQIPYMYRAEQLDIITQPKEMDPGMTAWKGAAILSCLESAQELWIGRQEWERTGVRVLRERAPFMW; this is encoded by the exons ATGCCGGTTTTTCAAGAATCATGTGCAGAG CAAATTCAAGCTCAAACGATCATTATAATTCATCCTGGATCCATGTATCTTAGGATGGGACGAGCATCTGACTTAAATCCTTGTACAATGCTAAATGCTGTTGCCAGAAAACGTTTAGCTGGAGGGTTAGAATATAAAGACAGTTTACTACCACCAGCTGTACCACGA ACAAAAGAGCTGACACAAGCAATGGAGGAATCTCGTCTACAAGTATCTCATACATTACAATCTTGTCTGCAATCCgatggaagaagaagatatgCTACGCCACCCCAACAAATAGCTGCTTTTAATCGCAGATCCAATCCAGAAATATCATCTCCATGTAGTGTCGAATGGATAAAAACAGATAAAGACATTGTAGTTGGAGATGATGTATTATCGTTGAATCCAGatgataatttcaatattcacTTTCCATATAGGAGAGGAGAACTTAACATTCATTCTGGTCCTGGTGGTAGCTTGAGATCTGTTATGGCTGATTTAAAAACGATTTGGGAATACGTTCTCACAGAAAAAATGGACATTCCTTTAAGAGATTTGAAACATTATCGTGCTGTTCTTATAATTCCAGATATTTATAACAGGCAATATTTAAAAGAGTTAACAACGCTGATGCTCTGTGATATTGGATTTGGAGCatgttttttattacaa GATCACGTGGCAGCTACGTTTGGTGCAGGTCTGGGATATGCATGTGTAGTTGATGTTGGAGATCAAAAAACATCAGTTTCTTGCGTAGAAGATGGAATCTCTCATAGAAATACTAGAGTACGAATGGATTATGGCGGAGGAGATATCACTCAGACATTCTTCTGGCTACTTCAGAAATGCGCTTTTCCTTACAAAACATGCGATCCATCTAATAAGCTGGACGCGTTACTCTTGAGTCAATTAAAGAAAGATTTCTGTCACGTTGATTTGAATGTATGCGGATCTCAGGAAAAGACGTTTGTAGTTCGGAAACCGAAGCAACAAACCGAGAAATACACTCTACAAGTAGGCGATGAGTGCTTAGTCGCACCTTTAAGTTTATTTCAACctgaattatttaaagttaCTGGAACACATAGCGTACATATACAAAAGAGGTCAATGGGAGATCCAGAAGACCCGCACGACGAAAACTACCTGCGAGAAACGAGT AGAAGAGGTATGAAAGAAAATCTTGAGCAAACATCTGAAATGCAAGAAGAAGCAACTGCACCAACTGTAGCAGGGGAAGAAGAAGTGGTTGTAGATGCTGTAGATTCAGCACCGACCTTATCGAATCGCGATCTGGATGCTCCACGTGACTTTGTAGTGGGTCCCCAGCAACTATTAGGATTAGATCATGCTGTACTTCAAAGTATCGATCGCTGTC CCACGGAAGatctgaaaagaaaaatgtacagTTGTGTACTTGTTGTTGGTTCTGGTATGAAATTTCAAGGTATAGGTATGTGGCTACACAATCGGATTTCTCTTCAAATTCCCTACATGTATAGGGCtg AACAATTGGATATTATAACACAACCAAAAGAAATGGATCCTGGTATGACAGCATGGAAAGGAGCAGCAATTCTAAGTTGTTTAGAATCTGCTCAAGAATTATGGATTGGTCGACAAGAATGGGAACGAACAGGTGTCAGAGTATTGAGAGAAAGAGCACCATTTATGTGGTGA
- the LOC132914598 gene encoding actin-related protein 8 isoform X2 produces the protein MEESRLQVSHTLQSCLQSDGRRRYATPPQQIAAFNRRSNPEISSPCSVEWIKTDKDIVVGDDVLSLNPDDNFNIHFPYRRGELNIHSGPGGSLRSVMADLKTIWEYVLTEKMDIPLRDLKHYRAVLIIPDIYNRQYLKELTTLMLCDIGFGACFLLQDHVAATFGAGLGYACVVDVGDQKTSVSCVEDGISHRNTRVRMDYGGGDITQTFFWLLQKCAFPYKTCDPSNKLDALLLSQLKKDFCHVDLNVCGSQEKTFVVRKPKQQTEKYTLQVGDECLVAPLSLFQPELFKVTGTHSVHIQKRSMGDPEDPHDENYLRETSRRGMKENLEQTSEMQEEATAPTVAGEEEVVVDAVDSAPTLSNRDLDAPRDFVVGPQQLLGLDHAVLQSIDRCPTEDLKRKMYSCVLVVGSGMKFQGIGMWLHNRISLQIPYMYRAEQLDIITQPKEMDPGMTAWKGAAILSCLESAQELWIGRQEWERTGVRVLRERAPFMW, from the exons ATGGAGGAATCTCGTCTACAAGTATCTCATACATTACAATCTTGTCTGCAATCCgatggaagaagaagatatgCTACGCCACCCCAACAAATAGCTGCTTTTAATCGCAGATCCAATCCAGAAATATCATCTCCATGTAGTGTCGAATGGATAAAAACAGATAAAGACATTGTAGTTGGAGATGATGTATTATCGTTGAATCCAGatgataatttcaatattcacTTTCCATATAGGAGAGGAGAACTTAACATTCATTCTGGTCCTGGTGGTAGCTTGAGATCTGTTATGGCTGATTTAAAAACGATTTGGGAATACGTTCTCACAGAAAAAATGGACATTCCTTTAAGAGATTTGAAACATTATCGTGCTGTTCTTATAATTCCAGATATTTATAACAGGCAATATTTAAAAGAGTTAACAACGCTGATGCTCTGTGATATTGGATTTGGAGCatgttttttattacaa GATCACGTGGCAGCTACGTTTGGTGCAGGTCTGGGATATGCATGTGTAGTTGATGTTGGAGATCAAAAAACATCAGTTTCTTGCGTAGAAGATGGAATCTCTCATAGAAATACTAGAGTACGAATGGATTATGGCGGAGGAGATATCACTCAGACATTCTTCTGGCTACTTCAGAAATGCGCTTTTCCTTACAAAACATGCGATCCATCTAATAAGCTGGACGCGTTACTCTTGAGTCAATTAAAGAAAGATTTCTGTCACGTTGATTTGAATGTATGCGGATCTCAGGAAAAGACGTTTGTAGTTCGGAAACCGAAGCAACAAACCGAGAAATACACTCTACAAGTAGGCGATGAGTGCTTAGTCGCACCTTTAAGTTTATTTCAACctgaattatttaaagttaCTGGAACACATAGCGTACATATACAAAAGAGGTCAATGGGAGATCCAGAAGACCCGCACGACGAAAACTACCTGCGAGAAACGAGT AGAAGAGGTATGAAAGAAAATCTTGAGCAAACATCTGAAATGCAAGAAGAAGCAACTGCACCAACTGTAGCAGGGGAAGAAGAAGTGGTTGTAGATGCTGTAGATTCAGCACCGACCTTATCGAATCGCGATCTGGATGCTCCACGTGACTTTGTAGTGGGTCCCCAGCAACTATTAGGATTAGATCATGCTGTACTTCAAAGTATCGATCGCTGTC CCACGGAAGatctgaaaagaaaaatgtacagTTGTGTACTTGTTGTTGGTTCTGGTATGAAATTTCAAGGTATAGGTATGTGGCTACACAATCGGATTTCTCTTCAAATTCCCTACATGTATAGGGCtg AACAATTGGATATTATAACACAACCAAAAGAAATGGATCCTGGTATGACAGCATGGAAAGGAGCAGCAATTCTAAGTTGTTTAGAATCTGCTCAAGAATTATGGATTGGTCGACAAGAATGGGAACGAACAGGTGTCAGAGTATTGAGAGAAAGAGCACCATTTATGTGGTGA
- the LOC132914603 gene encoding uncharacterized protein LOC132914603: MEYTLQDAFEALKETQMERQKEIEDTMDVISNNYEQVALNKTCNPEDVRKKQHKLCNSLFSKIILEEPKDYPIPKTSDLHVEVLTELEKEVQNAQQLFEKMKTQLSDIKNNISYLQNKKMGLEKMKEAYLGANELTANTTYNTEHVIAKRMFRTVKRDLHAVVEKLFPENQNFKEFLGELTTSYTRGGNDVYVDVTPESLHFVNFLLEADIIMYHRNDKTKVRLMDML, from the exons atggaatatacGTTGCAAGATGCTTTCGAAGCTCTAAAAGAAACTCAGATGGAAcgacaaaaagaaatagaagacaCGATGGATGTAATTTCGAACAATTACGAACAAGTCGCTTTGAATAAAACTTGCAATCCAGAAGATGTAAGAAAAAAGCAACACAAATTGTGTAACAGtttatttagtaaaattattttagaagaACCAAAAGATTATCCCATTCCTAAAACGTCTGATTTGCACGTTGAAGTCTTAACAGAACTCGAAAAGGAAGTTCAAAATGCTCAGCAACTTTTTGAGAAAATGAAGACGCAACTTTCggatattaaaaacaatatatCATA CTTGCAAAACAAAAAGATGGGTTTGGAGAAGATGAAAGAAGCCTACTTAGGTGCAAACGAATTGACGGCCAATACAACCTATAATACGGAACATGTTATAGCGAAACGCATGTTTCGAACTGTAAAAAGAGATTTg CATGCAGTAGTAGAAAAGTTGTTCCCAGAAAATCAGAATTTCAAAGAGTTTTTAGGA GAGTTGACAACATCGTACACAAGAGGTGGTAATGATGTGTATGTAGATGTTACACCGGAATCTCTGCATTTTGTAAACTTCCTGCTCGAAGCTGACATTATTATGTATCACAGAAATGATAAAACTAAAGTTAGATTAATGGATATGTTATAG